The Enterobacter mori genomic interval CACAGGGAGTGTCCCCAGGATGTTGTCGACCAGCGCTGGTGCCTGCTGATAAAGATTAAAACTGTCGCTATTCATTAACCAGTTTTTAATTATCCCGCTAAAAAAGCCATGGAGAACGATCAGCGTCAAATCAACATTGACCTGCGGTGAAATCACTTTCCGTGAAATGCAATTCTCCAGCGTCGCGCGCAGATAATCATTGTTAAAACCAATACGTTTACGAATTTCACACTCTGAAATCATATCATTTTTAAATTCACATTTGTGATACAGAATTTGTAAAAGCGCACACTGACGTGGTTCACGCGCGATATATTGCAACGCTGTGATAAATTGCTCACGGAGCATTAACAACGGGTCATCATTTTCGGTGAGCGATAACCTGTCACGAATAATTTCACGCAGGGGGATCTGCTGCTCCCAAATGGCATTAAATATTTCGGCTTTACTGGAAAAATGCCAGTAGACTGCGCCGCGCGTGACCTTTGCGGCATCTGCGATGTCCGTAAGCGTCGTGTTGGCTACGCCACGTGTAGCAAACTCACCGATAGCTGCCTCAATCAGCAGTTGCCGGGTTTTCTGGGCATCTTCTTTCTTTTTACGCGCCATAGACAGCTACTCGTTACTCACACGTTGAAGACTTAATTTTGGAATCAGGTAACAAAGTATTCCCTAAAATCGGTTTTAATTTTGCACAAAAAAAGTCAATCCTCTTAATTTATAATTAAGGTGAATGAATGAAAGTAATTAAATTCGCCACAGATATGAATGAGACCATTAAATCCCATTTACTTGATTATTCATGAGTAAGTATATCGTCTAATGCACCCGGTCTAATTCTGATTTTTCTCTTCCGCCCTCGTCATTCGCACTTATAAATTAAAAAACATTAAATACCCTCATTATTATATGCAGCTACATTTTTGTATTTGTACCCTGCCCCTGTCACCGATTTACGGCAAATATCGGTTAATGGGTATTTAAAGGAACAGTAATGACGAATCATTTCAGACTCTTACCCTTAGCCGGTTTTATTGTCTGCGCCGCACTGCTCACCGGATGCGATGGGCAGGAAAACCAGCAACAACATCCACAAGCCCCTCAGGTGAGTGTACACATTGTGAAAAGCGCTCCACTGGCAGTCACAACGGAACTTCCTGGCAGGACAGATGCGTATCGCGTTGCGGAGGTTCGTCCTCAGGTTAGCGGCATCATTCTGCGCCGTAACTTCACAGAAGGCAGTGATGTGAAGGCAGGCGACTCCCTTTATCAAATCGATCCTGCAACGTATCAGGCGGCCTATGACAGTGCGAAAGGCGAACTGGCGAAAGCGCAGGCGGCGGCGAATATTGCGCATCTGACGGTGAAACGCTATGTCCCGCTGGTCGGCACCCAGTACGTCAGCAAGCAGGAGTACGATCAGGCAGTGGCGACGGCACAACAGGCCGATGCCAGCGTCGTTGCCGCGAAGGCCGGTGTTGAAAGCGCGCGTATCAATCTTGCCTATACCAAAGTGACATCACCCATCAACGGACGTATCGGCAAATCTAGCGTCACCGAAGGGGCGCTCGTCACTAACGGGCAGGCAACCGCCCTGGCAACGGTACAGCAACTCGATCCCATCTACGTCGATGTGACTCAGTCCAGCAATGATTTTATGCGCCTGAAACAGACCAGCCTGGAAAAAGGGGATGCCACCAGCACCGTTGAGCTGTTGATGGAAAACGGTCAGCCATACCCGCAGAAGGGTACGCTGCAGTTCTCGGATGTGACGGTCGATGAAAGCACCGGCTCGATTACCCTGCGCGCGATTTTCCCGAATCCTCAGCATCAACTCCTACCCGGTATGTTTGTTCGCGCGCGCATTGATGAAGGCACACAGCCAAATGCTATTCTGGTTCCGCAGCAGGGCGTGACCCGTACACCGCGCGGTGACGCAACGGTGATGGTGGTTAACGATAAAAACCAGGTTGAGTCGCG includes:
- the envR gene encoding acrEF/envCD operon transcriptional regulator, with the translated sequence MARKKKEDAQKTRQLLIEAAIGEFATRGVANTTLTDIADAAKVTRGAVYWHFSSKAEIFNAIWEQQIPLREIIRDRLSLTENDDPLLMLREQFITALQYIAREPRQCALLQILYHKCEFKNDMISECEIRKRIGFNNDYLRATLENCISRKVISPQVNVDLTLIVLHGFFSGIIKNWLMNSDSFNLYQQAPALVDNILGTLPVIRVSPQDDVYTSAPGNISPCSQSASIV
- a CDS encoding efflux RND transporter periplasmic adaptor subunit; its protein translation is MTNHFRLLPLAGFIVCAALLTGCDGQENQQQHPQAPQVSVHIVKSAPLAVTTELPGRTDAYRVAEVRPQVSGIILRRNFTEGSDVKAGDSLYQIDPATYQAAYDSAKGELAKAQAAANIAHLTVKRYVPLVGTQYVSKQEYDQAVATAQQADASVVAAKAGVESARINLAYTKVTSPINGRIGKSSVTEGALVTNGQATALATVQQLDPIYVDVTQSSNDFMRLKQTSLEKGDATSTVELLMENGQPYPQKGTLQFSDVTVDESTGSITLRAIFPNPQHQLLPGMFVRARIDEGTQPNAILVPQQGVTRTPRGDATVMVVNDKNQVESRTVVAPQAIGDRWLVTEGLKNGDRVIVSGLQKVRPGVTVVATPDTAATPAS